Proteins from one Mucilaginibacter jinjuensis genomic window:
- a CDS encoding glycoside hydrolase family 10 protein, with amino-acid sequence MFTGKRLIFILLTAVLFTQAQAQVDTAKVRQKAPKREFRGVWVATVMNIDWPSSVNLTSDKQKEQLIRILDFHQQSNMNAVMFQVRPAADAFYAKSREPWSRWLTGKQGQAPNPFYDPLEFAITEAHKRGMELHAWVNPYRATADANYSNIAANHPTKTHPEWFFIYGGQKLFNPGLPEVREYIVQVILDIVKNYDVDGIHMDDYFYPYLIAGQTIHDADAFKEYGADFTDIRAWRRDNVDKLIKMVGDSIHKYKPNLKWGISPRGVWRNKDEDVEGSDTHGGPSYSENYADTRKWIREGWIDYINPQVYWQIGNRAAAFDKLVDWWGNNANGHHVYIGQAPYRMAEAHSPAFKNPRELPNQVRYVRGNPRVQGSVYFSSNSLTSNFIGFTDSLRQNFYKYPALPPIMLWRDSIAPNTPQQLTATSGPKGVLLTWQAPAPAKDLEPTFGYVVYRFNGDEKIDIDDPSHILLIKYNTDPALLDNTVEKGKKYIYVVTAIDRIKNESEHSEPFSITVPLL; translated from the coding sequence ATGTTTACAGGCAAACGATTGATTTTTATACTACTTACAGCGGTGCTTTTTACGCAGGCACAAGCGCAGGTAGATACAGCAAAAGTGAGACAAAAAGCACCCAAGCGCGAATTTAGAGGCGTATGGGTTGCCACTGTAATGAACATTGACTGGCCCAGCAGCGTAAACCTTACCAGCGATAAGCAGAAAGAACAGCTGATCCGGATCCTTGATTTTCACCAGCAAAGCAATATGAATGCGGTAATGTTCCAGGTGAGGCCTGCTGCCGATGCCTTTTACGCCAAGAGCCGCGAACCCTGGTCGAGGTGGTTAACGGGTAAGCAGGGGCAAGCGCCAAATCCATTTTACGATCCCTTAGAGTTTGCCATTACCGAAGCCCACAAACGTGGCATGGAACTGCATGCCTGGGTTAACCCATACCGTGCCACTGCCGATGCCAACTATAGCAACATAGCAGCCAATCATCCCACTAAAACGCACCCGGAGTGGTTCTTTATTTATGGAGGACAAAAACTGTTTAATCCAGGATTGCCTGAAGTGCGTGAGTACATAGTGCAGGTGATACTGGACATTGTGAAGAATTACGATGTAGACGGCATTCACATGGACGACTATTTTTACCCATACCTCATAGCCGGGCAAACTATCCATGATGCTGATGCCTTTAAAGAATACGGTGCTGATTTTACCGACATCCGTGCCTGGCGCCGTGATAACGTAGATAAGCTGATTAAAATGGTTGGCGATAGTATCCACAAGTATAAGCCAAACCTTAAATGGGGTATAAGCCCGCGTGGTGTGTGGCGTAATAAAGATGAGGATGTAGAAGGTTCTGACACACACGGAGGCCCATCATACTCAGAAAACTATGCTGATACCCGTAAGTGGATCCGTGAGGGATGGATTGATTATATTAACCCGCAGGTGTACTGGCAAATTGGTAATCGTGCAGCAGCATTTGATAAACTGGTTGACTGGTGGGGTAATAATGCGAACGGGCACCATGTATACATAGGTCAGGCGCCATACCGCATGGCCGAAGCACATTCGCCCGCATTTAAAAATCCGCGAGAACTGCCTAACCAGGTACGGTATGTACGCGGCAACCCCCGTGTACAGGGGAGCGTGTATTTTAGTTCGAACTCGCTAACCAGTAATTTTATAGGTTTTACAGATTCGCTCCGTCAAAACTTTTATAAATATCCTGCCTTGCCGCCTATTATGCTGTGGCGCGATTCTATCGCCCCAAATACGCCGCAACAATTAACCGCAACCAGCGGGCCGAAAGGTGTATTATTAACCTGGCAGGCTCCTGCACCGGCTAAAGATCTGGAGCCTACCTTCGGCTACGTGGTTTACCGCTTTAATGGCGATGAGAAAATCGACATCGATGATCCATCACATATCCTGCTGATCAAATACAATACAGACCCTGCGCTGTTAGATAATACTGTCGAAAAAGGTAAAAAATATATCTACGTAGTAACGGCCATTGATCGAATTAAAAATGAAAGTGAGCATTCCGAACCGTTTAGTATAACGGTGCCGCTGCTCTAA
- the folE gene encoding GTP cyclohydrolase I FolE, which produces MHQHDDDDNLPDRDAGIEGYQKIDRYNPELIESLSGHYHEVLKQIGENPEREGLLKTPERVAKALMYLTHGYDLDAQQILKSAMFKEEYSQMVVVKDIEVYSMCEHHMLPFFGKAHVAYIPNGHVVGLSKIPRIVDVFARRLQVQERLTNEIRDCIQDTLNPIGVGVVIECRHLCMSMRGVQKQNSVTTTSAFTGAFLMDKTRTEFLNLISSKLS; this is translated from the coding sequence ATGCACCAGCACGACGATGATGACAACCTTCCGGACCGCGATGCGGGCATTGAAGGATACCAGAAAATAGACCGTTATAACCCTGAACTGATTGAAAGCCTGAGCGGCCACTATCATGAGGTGTTAAAACAAATAGGCGAGAACCCCGAGCGCGAAGGCTTATTAAAAACCCCTGAACGCGTTGCCAAGGCACTGATGTACCTTACGCATGGTTACGATTTGGATGCACAACAGATCCTGAAATCGGCCATGTTTAAAGAGGAGTACAGCCAGATGGTGGTGGTGAAAGACATTGAAGTTTACTCGATGTGCGAGCACCACATGCTGCCATTTTTCGGTAAAGCACACGTAGCGTACATCCCTAACGGGCATGTAGTGGGCTTAAGCAAAATACCACGCATTGTTGATGTTTTCGCCCGCCGATTGCAAGTTCAGGAACGTTTAACCAACGAAATCCGCGATTGTATCCAGGATACGCTTAACCCTATCGGGGTAGGTGTGGTAATAGAGTGCCGCCACCTGTGTATGAGCATGCGCGGCGTACAAAAACAAAACTCGGTAACTACTACATCGGCTTTTACCGGTGCGTTTTTGATGGATAAAACCAGAACGGAGTTTTTAAATTTGATATCGTCAAAGTTGTCATAA
- a CDS encoding SDR family NAD(P)-dependent oxidoreductase: MSKTYIISGAGTGIGRAIAQNLASAGNRCVLLGRSLDKLLQTLTTLEGTNHQVLVADIRDKASLANAATQLGDVAVNGLIANSGIGGENYWGDDDRWDAIIDTNLTGTYNFVNTFLPNLRNADAEKYIVITSSVLARLGVPDYSAYCASKAGLLGLMRVWAAQYAKENILVNAICPGWVDTDMAQSGLQSIADSIGVTKQEFYDIAMQSVPLRRMSDPEEVADLVNYLVNQRSVTGQAFDINGGAVMNS, encoded by the coding sequence GCACTGGTATTGGCCGTGCTATCGCTCAAAATCTGGCATCGGCAGGTAATCGTTGTGTATTATTGGGTCGCAGCCTCGATAAATTATTACAGACGCTAACTACGCTCGAAGGTACCAATCACCAGGTTTTGGTGGCCGATATTCGCGATAAAGCAAGTTTGGCTAATGCAGCCACACAACTGGGCGATGTTGCCGTTAACGGATTAATTGCCAACTCAGGCATCGGAGGCGAAAACTACTGGGGCGATGATGATCGCTGGGATGCTATTATTGATACCAACCTTACCGGTACATATAACTTTGTAAATACCTTTTTACCCAATCTGCGCAATGCAGATGCAGAAAAATATATTGTAATTACTTCATCGGTACTGGCACGTTTAGGCGTGCCTGATTATTCGGCCTACTGTGCTTCTAAGGCTGGCTTATTGGGGCTGATGCGTGTATGGGCCGCCCAATATGCCAAAGAAAACATTTTGGTGAATGCCATTTGCCCGGGCTGGGTTGATACAGACATGGCCCAAAGCGGCTTGCAAAGTATTGCCGACAGCATTGGTGTTACCAAACAGGAGTTTTATGACATAGCCATGCAAAGCGTACCCCTACGCCGCATGAGCGACCCTGAAGAAGTGGCTGACCTTGTAAATTACCTCGTTAACCAACGCTCGGTAACCGGGCAGGCTTTTGATATCAACGGTGGCGCTGTAATGAACAGTTAG
- a CDS encoding response regulator transcription factor, translating to MKSASVLFLEDELQLAKIVTETLQSRGFGVTHLNNGQMGLQAIYKTNFDICIVDVMMPFMDGFTFVKEFRKINQTTPVLFLTARSQDKDVVEGYGNGGNDYLKKPFSLEELILRVNELLRRNTTTDTKETSVNIGAFCFYPKRQELISKGSIIKLSHKESELLYLLAQHKNQLLDRKATLLKLWGDDTPFNVRTMDVFITKLRKHLHTDTTIQIINIRGLGYKLIV from the coding sequence ATGAAATCGGCCAGCGTATTGTTTCTTGAAGATGAGCTGCAACTTGCCAAAATTGTAACAGAAACGCTGCAAAGTCGCGGGTTTGGTGTTACTCATTTAAATAATGGCCAAATGGGATTGCAGGCTATCTATAAAACCAATTTTGATATTTGCATTGTAGATGTAATGATGCCCTTTATGGATGGTTTTACCTTTGTAAAGGAGTTTCGTAAAATAAACCAAACAACCCCCGTTTTATTTTTAACCGCCCGTTCGCAGGATAAAGATGTGGTTGAAGGCTACGGCAACGGCGGTAATGATTACCTGAAAAAGCCTTTCAGCCTGGAAGAATTGATTTTGCGTGTTAATGAATTACTGCGGCGAAACACCACTACCGATACAAAGGAAACATCGGTTAACATCGGTGCATTTTGTTTCTATCCTAAACGGCAGGAACTGATAAGCAAGGGGTCAATCATTAAGTTATCGCACAAAGAGAGTGAACTTTTATACTTATTGGCGCAACACAAAAATCAGTTGCTCGACCGCAAGGCCACTCTATTAAAATTATGGGGAGATGATACCCCGTTTAACGTTCGTACCATGGATGTGTTTATTACCAAACTACGTAAACATTTACATACCGATACAACAATCCAAATTATCAATATACGGGGCTTAGGGTATAAATTGATAGTATAA
- a CDS encoding sensor histidine kinase, which translates to MTAIAKIRLLLALICASLLLTAIVVQKTYTPQNNLEQPAQALERSLHTKEAYVNSIINNKANFDSLRTLPNNENAALNFIDDLTSQKRVWLTTMVNNRLTFWTGVKILPDTSRPVKEGRSFIKVANGYYEAIRKTSGNFTAIFYIPVKWSYSLQNKYLQNTFDEGLNSDTSLALADITDKDVYYIHSIDHQYLFSVKIKPNHTNHNFYLFVTILWVLSFATLCMLIHILCNYIAQKGYLLLSFTTLAVFIILLRTVNQALHWPGYVSQFDLFDPKYYSDGPLFPSLGDFCVNLLMVFWLASFIYKYRFKLLKPIQNKAIGYGIIAGCTIFMLLGLGTFVNLFYHMIITSKINFDVSNVLNLSVYSLVGIIMVCFCFLIFNLIDEILLVMIMRVKIPVMHKALIFFTGVLIATIINSITAPFTLFYILAGFVVAIRAYIVWYKNGQLTATSFLCVLILSALIASVKLNAFQNQREHETRKLLIKKLEAADDKSADYIFKHIEKQMINDKFLIEYFEDTAHNSNYLRTHFQKTYFDGYLSKYDFKIYEFDNEGKSISTDKSYILDNFKDMVVFSAFKVSNYFYRENDSFGFQSYFALLPVQVNNKSLGTFVIALKSKPLQYTNAFPELLVDEQLKLTNEFKGYSYAFYSDNHLLSQSGQYTYSLLNNEFSAQPHQYAFKNTSSSGQPWYKAFTNYNHLIYKPSARKMIIISKLEYPVLYGITSLTFFFVLMLIFNSIVMGTRWLWRRVRFIRIDENEIIWDFHINFDRILYKTRIQFSMIFAVVVTLMLVGIITCFSIIAQYHEQQVNSITDRITRIASAFENHIDNQSSPFNLETQVSFNAFADAYSTDLTLYDKDGVLLYTTQPKIYNLGLLQPRMNGRAFVYLSKLQKSELVNKEKIGGLDYAAGYAPIRNANNETVAFLQLPFFSNEAELTERIGSLLNAMINIYALIFIAIGLFAILVARQITNPLSFIQHSLSKTIYGRKNEPIVWRRNDEIGSLVKEYNNMIAALEYSASRLAQSERESAWREMAKQVAHEIKNPLTPLKLGLQLLEKSWKDKDPKFDAKFERFSKSFVEQIESLSSIASEFSAFAKMPDTRMEKLDIIELLSQAVTIFKQMDNVTINFNAPEEPFLIIADRDQLLRCFNNLLKNAIEAMPPGRPGLIDIDYSIEGRSILINLRDNGNGIPESLRTKIFEPNFTTKSSGTGLGLAFVKNSIENAGGKVWFETVINEGTVFHLNLPQAQG; encoded by the coding sequence TTGACCGCGATAGCCAAAATACGTTTATTACTGGCCCTTATTTGTGCCAGCCTTTTGCTTACAGCTATAGTTGTACAGAAAACCTATACCCCGCAAAATAACCTGGAGCAACCTGCGCAGGCGCTCGAGCGCTCATTGCATACCAAAGAGGCTTACGTAAATAGCATTATCAATAACAAGGCAAACTTTGATAGTTTACGCACACTGCCCAATAATGAAAACGCTGCCCTAAATTTTATTGATGATTTAACAAGCCAAAAAAGAGTGTGGTTAACCACCATGGTTAATAACCGCTTAACATTTTGGACGGGGGTTAAAATATTGCCAGATACTTCGAGGCCTGTTAAGGAGGGGCGTTCATTCATTAAGGTAGCCAATGGTTATTATGAGGCTATCCGCAAAACGTCAGGCAATTTTACGGCTATATTTTATATCCCGGTTAAATGGAGCTATAGCTTGCAAAACAAGTACCTGCAAAACACTTTTGACGAAGGACTTAACAGCGATACCAGTTTAGCCCTGGCCGATATTACAGATAAAGATGTTTATTACATACACAGCATAGATCATCAGTACCTTTTTTCGGTAAAAATTAAGCCTAACCATACCAACCATAATTTTTACCTGTTTGTCACCATTTTATGGGTTCTCAGTTTTGCCACACTATGCATGCTGATCCATATTTTGTGCAACTATATAGCGCAAAAGGGCTATCTGCTGCTTTCATTTACAACACTGGCGGTGTTTATCATACTGCTCAGAACGGTAAACCAGGCACTGCACTGGCCTGGTTATGTATCACAGTTTGATTTGTTCGATCCAAAGTATTATTCTGATGGGCCACTGTTTCCGTCCCTGGGCGATTTCTGTGTTAACCTGCTCATGGTTTTCTGGCTGGCAAGTTTTATATATAAGTACAGGTTTAAATTGCTTAAGCCTATTCAAAATAAGGCTATTGGCTATGGCATTATTGCAGGCTGTACTATTTTTATGTTGTTGGGGCTGGGCACGTTTGTAAACCTGTTTTACCACATGATTATTACATCGAAGATAAATTTTGATGTAAGTAATGTACTCAACCTTTCTGTTTATAGCCTGGTGGGTATTATCATGGTATGTTTCTGCTTCCTGATATTTAACCTCATAGACGAGATACTGTTGGTAATGATAATGCGGGTTAAAATACCGGTTATGCATAAAGCGCTGATATTCTTTACCGGTGTTTTAATAGCAACTATTATTAACAGCATTACGGCACCATTTACCTTATTCTATATACTTGCCGGGTTTGTTGTTGCCATACGGGCTTATATTGTTTGGTATAAGAACGGGCAGCTAACTGCTACCTCATTTTTGTGTGTGCTGATATTGAGTGCCCTTATAGCATCCGTTAAACTCAATGCTTTCCAAAACCAGCGCGAACATGAAACCCGCAAATTGCTGATTAAAAAATTGGAGGCCGCCGACGATAAAAGCGCCGACTATATTTTTAAGCATATTGAAAAGCAGATGATTAACGATAAGTTTCTCATTGAGTATTTCGAAGATACTGCCCATAACAGTAATTACCTGCGCACGCATTTCCAGAAAACGTATTTTGATGGATACCTCTCTAAATACGATTTCAAGATTTATGAGTTCGATAACGAAGGTAAATCGATCTCGACCGATAAAAGTTACATACTGGATAACTTTAAGGATATGGTTGTTTTTAGCGCCTTTAAAGTATCCAATTACTTTTATCGCGAAAATGATTCGTTCGGTTTTCAAAGTTATTTTGCCCTGCTGCCTGTACAGGTAAACAATAAAAGCCTGGGCACTTTTGTAATTGCCTTAAAATCAAAACCGCTGCAATACACCAACGCATTTCCCGAATTGCTGGTAGATGAGCAGCTGAAACTTACTAACGAGTTTAAAGGCTACTCGTACGCATTTTATAGTGATAACCACCTGTTAAGCCAAAGCGGGCAGTATACCTATTCTCTGTTAAATAACGAGTTTAGTGCACAGCCGCATCAGTATGCGTTTAAAAACACATCGTCGAGCGGGCAGCCATGGTATAAGGCTTTTACCAATTACAATCACCTTATTTATAAGCCGAGTGCCCGCAAAATGATCATCATCAGTAAGCTGGAGTACCCTGTACTGTATGGTATAACCTCGCTTACCTTCTTTTTTGTGCTGATGCTTATTTTCAATTCTATTGTAATGGGCACCCGTTGGCTTTGGCGGCGTGTGCGGTTTATCCGGATAGATGAGAATGAGATTATCTGGGATTTTCATATCAACTTCGATAGGATTCTCTATAAAACCCGCATCCAGTTTTCGATGATATTTGCAGTGGTGGTTACCCTGATGCTGGTAGGTATTATCACCTGTTTCTCTATTATTGCCCAGTACCACGAGCAGCAGGTAAACTCTATTACAGACCGTATTACCCGCATAGCATCGGCTTTTGAAAATCATATCGATAACCAGTCTTCGCCGTTTAACCTCGAAACGCAGGTTAGTTTTAACGCTTTTGCCGATGCCTACTCTACCGACCTTACGCTTTACGATAAAGACGGCGTTTTGCTTTACACCACGCAGCCTAAAATATACAACCTGGGCTTGTTGCAACCACGCATGAACGGCCGGGCATTTGTTTATTTAAGCAAGCTGCAAAAATCTGAACTGGTAAATAAAGAAAAGATAGGCGGGCTTGATTATGCAGCCGGTTATGCACCTATCCGCAATGCCAATAACGAGACCGTTGCCTTTTTACAGTTGCCGTTTTTCTCTAACGAGGCAGAGTTAACTGAGCGCATTGGGTCATTGCTTAACGCCATGATTAATATTTACGCGTTGATATTTATTGCCATTGGTTTGTTTGCCATATTGGTGGCCAGGCAAATTACCAACCCGCTTAGCTTCATTCAGCATAGTTTGAGTAAAACCATTTACGGCCGTAAAAACGAACCTATTGTTTGGCGCCGTAATGATGAGATTGGCTCGCTGGTGAAAGAATATAATAATATGATTGCCGCGCTCGAATATAGCGCGAGCAGGCTGGCACAGTCTGAACGTGAAAGCGCATGGCGCGAAATGGCCAAGCAGGTAGCCCATGAGATTAAGAACCCGCTTACGCCGCTTAAATTGGGCTTACAGCTGCTCGAAAAATCATGGAAGGACAAAGATCCTAAGTTTGATGCCAAGTTCGAGCGTTTCAGCAAATCATTTGTTGAGCAGATAGAAAGCCTGTCATCCATTGCTTCCGAATTTTCGGCCTTTGCCAAAATGCCCGATACCCGGATGGAGAAACTGGACATTATTGAATTGCTGAGCCAGGCGGTTACCATTTTTAAGCAAATGGATAACGTGACCATCAACTTTAATGCACCCGAAGAGCCTTTCCTTATTATTGCCGACCGCGACCAGCTTTTACGCTGCTTTAATAACCTGTTGAAGAATGCGATTGAAGCCATGCCGCCGGGCCGCCCGGGACTTATAGATATTGACTACAGTATTGAAGGAAGATCTATCTTAATCAACCTGCGCGACAATGGTAACGGTATCCCCGAAAGCTTGCGTACCAAAATTTTTGAACCCAATTTTACCACCAAAAGTTCGGGTACTGGTTTGGGGCTTGCATTCGTGAAAAACTCTATCGAGAATGCCGGAGGTAAAGTGTGGTTCGAAACCGTGATTAACGAGGGTACGGTATTTCATTTAAACCTGCCGCAAGCGCAGGGATAA
- the fabD gene encoding ACP S-malonyltransferase, translating into MKAYIFPGQGAQFIGMGKDLYDQSEQARSLFEQANEILGFRITDIMFNGTDEELKQTNVTQPAIFLHSVILATVLGDDFKPEMVAGHSLGEFSALVAAGALSFEDGLRLVAARANAMQKACEIQPSTMAAVLGLDDFTVEDICHRVSDIVVPANYNCPGQLVISGTIAGVDKACELLLAAGAKRALKLNVGGAFHSPLMESARVELEAAILATEIKAPVCPIYQNIDAKPYTDPEHIKRNLILQLTGAVRWTQIVKHTLEDGATSYTEVGPGNVLQGLVKKVDRAIPTSSATIAQ; encoded by the coding sequence TTGAAAGCATACATATTCCCCGGTCAGGGTGCCCAGTTTATTGGGATGGGAAAAGACCTTTACGATCAGTCTGAGCAAGCACGTTCATTATTTGAGCAGGCAAACGAAATTTTAGGTTTCCGCATTACCGACATTATGTTTAACGGCACGGATGAGGAACTGAAACAAACCAACGTTACCCAACCCGCTATATTTTTACACTCTGTAATACTGGCTACTGTTTTGGGTGATGACTTTAAACCAGAAATGGTTGCTGGCCACTCGCTTGGCGAATTTTCGGCACTGGTAGCAGCAGGTGCATTATCGTTCGAAGATGGTTTACGTTTGGTAGCAGCACGTGCCAATGCGATGCAAAAAGCCTGCGAAATTCAGCCATCAACCATGGCCGCAGTTTTAGGTCTGGATGATTTTACGGTTGAAGATATTTGCCACCGTGTAAGCGACATCGTTGTTCCGGCTAACTACAACTGCCCGGGCCAGTTGGTAATATCTGGTACGATAGCTGGTGTAGATAAAGCCTGCGAACTGTTACTGGCTGCCGGTGCAAAACGCGCATTAAAATTAAATGTAGGTGGCGCATTCCACTCTCCTTTAATGGAATCGGCACGTGTGGAACTGGAGGCCGCTATTTTGGCTACCGAAATTAAAGCGCCGGTATGCCCCATCTATCAAAACATCGATGCTAAACCATATACAGATCCTGAGCATATTAAACGTAACTTGATTTTGCAGTTAACAGGAGCTGTAAGATGGACCCAAATTGTTAAACATACATTAGAGGACGGAGCCACCTCATATACCGAAGTTGGCCCGGGTAATGTACTGCAAGGCCTGGTAAAAAAGGTAGACCGCGCCATACCAACCAGCAGCGCAACCATAGCACAATAA
- a CDS encoding sensor histidine kinase: MNKRINLVIGLMTLCTGFLLGLQFYWNYAAYQSSVRVFKSDINDALDKAVNHLMDLRRDEFAAQYKTWLADTNLVVVTAHYDARSASTQFILQDKHPVEERSPFYIGFDYKKRITAITPDAKAFFIDKFIESLLANDLKNGSSYYYTEKLGDLLSTVYKNDRLNIKRLESIYRQELRKRDIYDNFDLKFTRYVFKKWSTPNEPLSGYNYSTRRFKYGFHHPLIGINAYFINPNLIFFRKMKWVIISSLLLVAITIGCYTYTVKTMLSQKKLARLKDDFVNNMTHELKTPVATISVAAEAIQDFNLSKTSADEYLGIIRYQASNLTNLIDQILKSILNDQGIASFNRQQICLTDAIKNCIHQYQPQLQAKTATLNVVLPTEELYITGDTIHIGNVLANLLDNAIKYGSEQPVISIEVNVINDWVHINFCNDGPGIPAEYADKVFEKFFRVSTGNTHNVKGYGLGLSYARTVVQQHGGSLTLTSANKATIFTIKLPLATHEIGQRIVS, translated from the coding sequence ATGAATAAAAGGATTAACCTTGTAATTGGCCTGATGACTTTATGTACAGGCTTTTTGCTGGGTTTGCAATTTTATTGGAACTATGCGGCCTACCAAAGCAGTGTACGTGTTTTTAAGAGTGATATTAATGATGCGCTTGATAAAGCTGTAAACCACCTGATGGATCTTAGGCGCGATGAATTTGCCGCACAGTATAAAACATGGCTTGCCGATACCAACTTGGTTGTGGTTACTGCCCATTACGATGCCCGTTCGGCAAGTACCCAGTTTATTCTTCAGGATAAACACCCTGTTGAAGAACGCAGCCCGTTTTACATTGGGTTCGATTACAAAAAACGTATTACGGCTATTACGCCTGATGCCAAAGCATTCTTTATAGATAAATTCATCGAAAGCCTTTTAGCCAACGATCTTAAAAACGGCTCGTCATATTATTACACCGAAAAATTAGGTGATCTTTTATCAACCGTTTATAAAAATGACCGGCTTAATATTAAAAGATTAGAAAGTATTTACCGGCAGGAGTTACGCAAACGGGATATATACGACAATTTCGACCTTAAATTTACCCGGTACGTTTTTAAAAAGTGGAGTACACCCAATGAGCCGCTCTCTGGTTACAACTATAGCACCCGGCGGTTTAAATATGGATTCCATCACCCATTAATAGGTATCAACGCTTATTTTATCAACCCCAATCTTATCTTTTTCAGGAAGATGAAATGGGTGATCATCAGTTCGCTGCTACTTGTAGCTATTACCATCGGCTGTTATACCTACACGGTTAAAACTATGCTGTCGCAAAAAAAGCTGGCCCGGCTTAAAGATGATTTTGTGAACAACATGACCCACGAATTGAAGACACCCGTAGCCACCATCAGTGTCGCTGCGGAAGCTATTCAGGATTTTAACCTGAGTAAAACTTCGGCAGATGAATACTTGGGTATTATCCGTTACCAGGCATCTAACCTCACCAATTTGATTGACCAGATTTTGAAAAGTATCCTGAACGATCAGGGTATTGCCAGCTTTAACCGGCAGCAGATCTGCTTAACAGACGCAATTAAAAACTGCATTCACCAATACCAGCCGCAATTGCAGGCTAAAACTGCAACCCTTAATGTAGTCTTACCTACCGAAGAACTTTATATTACAGGCGACACTATACACATTGGCAATGTATTGGCCAACTTGCTTGATAATGCCATTAAATATGGGAGCGAACAACCTGTAATTAGTATCGAAGTAAATGTTATAAATGATTGGGTGCATATCAATTTTTGCAACGACGGGCCTGGTATCCCGGCAGAGTATGCGGATAAGGTTTTCGAGAAATTTTTCAGGGTTTCAACAGGTAATACACACAATGTAAAAGGTTACGGCCTGGGGCTAAGTTATGCCCGCACTGTGGTGCAGCAACATGGTGGCAGCCTCACCTTAACAAGTGCAAATAAGGCAACTATATTTACTATAAAACTTCCTTTAGCTACTCATGAAATCGGCCAGCGTATTGTTTCTTGA
- a CDS encoding 6-pyruvoyl trahydropterin synthase family protein has product MIHITRKEHFNAAHRMYREEWSAEKNQEVFGKCANPNWHGHNYNLFVTVKGEVTHATGYLIDLKELKEIIHEYVIEKLDHKNINLDVPFMAGKMASTELLTIGIFNQLKGPIEAYPGVFLHSVRLFETENNSAEYFGD; this is encoded by the coding sequence ATGATACATATTACGCGCAAAGAGCATTTCAATGCTGCTCACCGCATGTACCGCGAGGAGTGGAGCGCCGAGAAAAATCAGGAAGTGTTTGGCAAATGCGCCAATCCTAACTGGCACGGGCATAATTACAACCTGTTTGTAACTGTAAAAGGCGAAGTAACACATGCTACAGGGTACCTGATAGACCTGAAAGAGCTGAAGGAAATTATCCACGAGTATGTGATCGAAAAACTCGATCATAAAAATATTAACCTGGATGTACCTTTTATGGCAGGCAAAATGGCTTCGACCGAATTGCTGACCATCGGGATATTCAACCAACTGAAAGGCCCTATCGAAGCTTATCCTGGCGTGTTTTTACACTCTGTTAGATTATTTGAAACCGAAAACAACTCTGCCGAATACTTCGGCGATTAA